The Armatimonadota bacterium genome includes a window with the following:
- a CDS encoding NAD(P)H-hydrate dehydratase produces the protein MKLPTTEQIREIERRALEEAGLPTVVLMEHAGRATAVTALRMLRARSGRRVVVVCGKGSNGGDGLCAARHMVNAGAAVRTYLLARDQDLTGDSATNLRALRACHTEVDNIVGASDAAVRGMVAGADLIVDAIFGTGFRGPAVGIPARAIEAINDSGTPVVAVDVPSGLDADTGRIEGPCVRATVTVTMGLPKLGMAVYPGAAHCGEVVVADLGIPRNVVMDSRIPAEIATAAQVRRFLPPRAPETHKGTYGRVLLVAGSARFAGAPKLTALGALRAGAGLVRLAVPDSIFGAVAADVLEAMPAGLPAADGALDAAALDPILELAQDADVVAIGPGLSAAKGVEDVVRGLVGSCDRPMILDADALNVLRGQHTLLRGARAPVVITPHPGELGRLLGVATSEIQRGRIESARSTARLTGAVTLLKGARTLVADPEGRLVVIPTGNPGMASGGMGDVLTGAVAALVGQGLGPFDAAWVGAYLHGAAGDLLAAEIGDRGLLAHEVAERLPVAMRRVRMGEISEPYRYLHAAGVD, from the coding sequence TTGAAGCTCCCAACGACGGAGCAGATCCGCGAGATCGAGCGTCGCGCGCTGGAAGAGGCGGGGCTCCCGACGGTCGTGCTGATGGAGCACGCCGGCCGCGCCACGGCCGTGACCGCCCTGCGGATGCTCAGGGCGAGGTCGGGACGCCGGGTGGTGGTCGTCTGCGGAAAGGGGAGCAACGGCGGGGACGGGCTGTGTGCCGCACGGCACATGGTGAACGCCGGGGCGGCGGTGCGTACCTACCTGCTTGCCCGTGACCAGGACCTGACCGGCGACAGCGCTACCAACCTCCGGGCGCTGCGGGCTTGCCACACCGAGGTCGACAACATCGTCGGTGCCAGCGATGCCGCTGTGCGGGGAATGGTTGCGGGTGCCGACCTGATCGTCGACGCCATCTTCGGCACCGGATTCCGCGGTCCGGCGGTAGGGATTCCGGCGCGGGCCATCGAGGCCATCAACGACAGCGGCACACCCGTGGTCGCCGTGGACGTCCCGTCGGGACTGGACGCAGACACCGGACGGATCGAAGGTCCGTGCGTCCGCGCGACGGTCACTGTGACCATGGGGCTGCCCAAGCTTGGGATGGCCGTCTATCCGGGGGCCGCGCACTGCGGGGAGGTGGTGGTCGCCGATCTGGGCATTCCCCGCAACGTCGTCATGGACAGCCGCATCCCCGCGGAGATCGCGACAGCCGCGCAGGTCCGCAGGTTCCTCCCCCCGCGCGCACCCGAGACCCACAAGGGCACCTACGGGCGGGTGCTGTTGGTCGCGGGTTCCGCCCGGTTCGCCGGGGCGCCAAAACTGACGGCGCTGGGCGCGCTGCGCGCCGGCGCGGGACTGGTCCGCCTGGCGGTCCCCGATTCGATCTTCGGGGCCGTCGCGGCGGACGTCCTAGAGGCCATGCCGGCCGGTCTGCCGGCTGCCGACGGCGCCCTGGACGCGGCCGCGTTGGACCCCATCCTGGAACTCGCCCAGGATGCCGACGTGGTGGCGATCGGGCCTGGACTGTCTGCGGCCAAAGGCGTCGAGGACGTCGTGCGGGGGTTGGTCGGGTCGTGCGACCGGCCGATGATCCTGGACGCCGACGCGTTGAACGTGCTGCGGGGACAGCATACGCTACTGCGCGGCGCCCGCGCGCCCGTAGTCATCACGCCGCACCCCGGAGAACTCGGGCGCCTGCTGGGCGTGGCCACTTCGGAGATTCAGAGGGGCCGGATCGAATCCGCGCGCTCGACCGCGCGTCTGACCGGCGCGGTGACTCTGCTCAAGGGCGCGCGCACGCTTGTGGCCGATCCGGAAGGGCGCCTCGTGGTCATCCCGACCGGAAACCCGGGGATGGCGTCCGGCGGGATGGGCGACGTGCTGACGGGTGCTGTCGCGGCGCTGGTGGGCCAGGGCCTCGGTCCATTCGACGCCGCCTGGGTCGGTGCGTACCTGCACGGCGCCGCGGGGGACTTGCTCGCCGCAGAGATCGGAGACCGCGGTCTGCTGGCGCACGAGGTCGCAGAGCGCCTGCCCGTCGCAATGCGGCGCGTGCGCATGGGGGAGATCTCCGAACCGTACCGCTACCTGCATGCGGCCGGCGTGGATTGA
- the acpS gene encoding holo-ACP synthase yields MGVGVDIVEVARVERALHRWGEAFQRRVFTEAEWEGAGAGRARARRLAGRFAAKEAVMKALGWGWGRIGWHDIEVTNEHGGRPAARLSGAAAQLAKRAGVVRLHVSVSHGELYATAMAVAEGEA; encoded by the coding sequence GTGGGCGTGGGAGTGGACATCGTCGAAGTGGCACGAGTGGAGCGGGCGCTGCACCGTTGGGGGGAGGCGTTCCAGCGCCGCGTGTTCACCGAAGCCGAGTGGGAGGGCGCCGGGGCCGGACGCGCGCGGGCACGGCGTCTGGCCGGGCGCTTCGCCGCCAAGGAGGCGGTGATGAAGGCCCTGGGCTGGGGGTGGGGGCGCATCGGCTGGCACGACATCGAAGTCACCAATGAGCACGGCGGGCGCCCGGCTGCACGACTGAGCGGGGCGGCCGCACAGCTGGCAAAGCGAGCCGGGGTCGTTCGACTGCATGTCTCCGTCTCGCACGGCGAGTTGTACGCTACCGCAATGGCGGTGGCGGAGGGCGAGGCTTGA
- a CDS encoding Trm112 family protein, producing the protein MALDPELIELLACPVCKAPVRSEDDRLVCTLCGRRYPVRDGIPVMLVEEAE; encoded by the coding sequence GTGGCCCTGGATCCCGAACTGATCGAGCTGCTGGCCTGCCCGGTGTGCAAGGCGCCCGTGCGCTCGGAGGACGACCGCTTGGTGTGCACGCTGTGCGGCCGCCGCTATCCTGTGCGGGATGGGATCCCCGTGATGCTGGTGGAAGAGGCGGAGTAG
- the glmS gene encoding glutamine--fructose-6-phosphate transaminase (isomerizing), with protein sequence MCGIMGYIGDKDAAAILLDGLRRLEYRGYDSAGIAIAHNGAIEVRKAAGKLARLAELVDANPVAGTVGIGHTRWATHGQPTDANAHPHTDESGRFVVIHNGIIENFLALREELGARGHAFRSDTDTEVLAHLIEEEYRGDIAEATRRAVRRATGAYALVAMCADEPGRIVAVRMISPLVIGFGRGEMLLASDIPALLPHTRDVLVVEDGEMVVITREGATVHRLDGTPVERARMYVTWNAEEAERGGYPHFMLKEIFEQPRALQETMMGRLDREDAVELEDVRFPPGLAARLDKIWITACGTAYHAGLVGRALFETLLRLPVEVDYAHELRYRDPLVGPDTLTVAISQSGETADTLAAARLCRDRGSRLLAITNVVGSTLSREAHDILYTRAGPEIAVASTKAYLTMLVGQVLLALYVGRERGSVDAYRARALVRELKLLPQKVQEALNTSGAVEGLARRLVERDDVYFIGRGLDYAVAMEGSLKLKEISYVHSEAMPAGELKHGTLALVTHGTPVVIVLTQRHVYEKTISGLQEVKARGAHVIAVAYDDDTQIAKYADDVLRIPRTDDLLSPVLSIVPLQLLAYYVARERGHDIDQPRNLAKSVTVE encoded by the coding sequence ATGTGCGGCATCATGGGCTACATCGGAGACAAGGACGCGGCAGCCATCCTCCTGGACGGGTTGCGCCGCCTGGAGTACCGAGGCTACGACTCGGCCGGGATCGCCATCGCCCACAACGGCGCAATCGAGGTGCGCAAAGCGGCGGGCAAGCTCGCCCGCCTGGCCGAGCTGGTGGACGCCAACCCGGTGGCCGGCACGGTCGGGATCGGACACACGCGGTGGGCGACCCACGGCCAGCCCACCGACGCCAACGCGCACCCGCACACCGACGAATCGGGCCGGTTCGTGGTGATCCACAACGGCATCATCGAGAACTTCCTCGCGCTGCGCGAGGAACTCGGCGCACGGGGACACGCCTTCCGGTCGGACACGGACACCGAGGTGCTGGCGCACCTGATTGAGGAGGAGTACCGCGGCGACATCGCCGAGGCGACGCGGCGGGCGGTGCGGCGGGCCACCGGCGCGTACGCGCTGGTCGCGATGTGTGCCGACGAACCCGGTCGCATCGTGGCGGTGCGCATGATCAGCCCGCTCGTCATCGGGTTCGGGCGGGGAGAGATGCTGCTGGCGTCTGACATCCCCGCACTCCTGCCGCACACGCGGGACGTCCTGGTCGTGGAAGACGGTGAGATGGTCGTGATCACGCGCGAGGGCGCAACCGTCCACCGGCTGGACGGGACGCCGGTGGAGCGCGCGCGCATGTACGTCACCTGGAATGCGGAGGAGGCCGAGCGCGGCGGATACCCGCACTTCATGCTCAAGGAGATCTTTGAGCAGCCGCGGGCTCTCCAGGAGACGATGATGGGGCGTCTGGACCGCGAAGACGCTGTCGAGCTGGAGGACGTCCGGTTTCCGCCGGGTTTGGCGGCGCGCCTGGACAAGATCTGGATCACGGCGTGCGGCACCGCCTACCACGCTGGACTCGTTGGCCGGGCGCTGTTTGAGACGTTGCTGCGCCTGCCCGTGGAGGTCGACTACGCGCACGAACTGCGCTACCGGGATCCCCTTGTGGGGCCGGATACCCTGACCGTCGCGATCAGCCAGTCGGGGGAGACCGCCGACACGTTGGCGGCGGCCCGCCTGTGTCGCGACCGGGGATCGCGGCTGCTGGCGATCACCAATGTCGTCGGAAGCACGCTCAGCCGGGAAGCCCACGACATCCTATACACGCGGGCCGGTCCCGAGATCGCCGTCGCGTCGACGAAGGCCTACCTGACCATGCTCGTCGGGCAGGTGCTGCTGGCCCTGTATGTGGGGAGGGAGCGCGGCAGCGTGGACGCCTACAGGGCCCGTGCGTTGGTGCGTGAGCTGAAGCTCCTGCCTCAGAAGGTCCAGGAGGCCCTCAACACATCTGGGGCGGTGGAAGGTCTCGCGCGGCGCCTGGTCGAGCGTGACGACGTCTACTTCATCGGCCGCGGGCTGGACTACGCGGTCGCGATGGAGGGTTCCCTGAAGCTGAAAGAGATCTCCTACGTCCACTCGGAGGCGATGCCCGCGGGCGAGCTCAAGCACGGAACCCTCGCGCTGGTCACCCACGGCACACCTGTCGTGATCGTCCTGACCCAGCGGCACGTATACGAGAAGACGATCTCCGGGCTGCAGGAGGTGAAGGCGCGCGGCGCGCACGTGATCGCGGTTGCCTACGACGACGACACCCAGATTGCCAAGTACGCCGACGACGTGCTGCGGATCCCGCGCACCGACGACCTGCTGAGCCCGGTGCTGTCGATCGTCCCCCTGCAGCTGTTGGCCTACTACGTGGCGCGCGAGCGGGGGCACGACATCGACCAGCCCCGCAACCTCGCCAAGAGCGTGACGGTGGAGTGA
- the fbp gene encoding fructose-1,6-bisphosphate aldolase/phosphatase encodes MRTTISVIKADIGSVGGHTQPSRAVLDSVTSYVREAGAGLLIDSFVCHTGDDICLIMTHTRGTDSPDVHALAWEAFRRGTEVAKGQGLYGAGQDLLKDAFSGNVRGLGPASAEIEFDERPNEAVMVLAADKTEPGAFNLPLYLAFADPMYSSGLLLSVDLHAGFRFRIMDVDHTEGDRTIVLDAPERLYDIAALLRDTHRFVIESIWSRKHPGEQAAAVSTTRLRNIAGRYVGKDDPVAVVRVQKIFPATEEFGPPFAIGQFVAGDTRGSHNLPLMPVPVNTPASTFFCCPMVSALGFSVHEGRLTEPVDLFADPVWQPVRQRVAEKAVEMRRQGFFGPAMLPMSELEYGGIVARLERLEQEFVVTREPATVSGT; translated from the coding sequence ATGCGGACGACTATCAGCGTGATCAAGGCCGACATCGGCAGCGTCGGCGGTCACACCCAGCCCAGCCGTGCGGTCCTGGACAGCGTGACGTCATACGTCCGTGAGGCCGGCGCGGGCCTGCTGATCGACAGTTTCGTGTGCCACACGGGGGACGACATCTGCCTCATCATGACGCACACACGGGGGACGGACTCACCCGATGTCCACGCGCTGGCGTGGGAGGCGTTCCGCCGGGGCACGGAGGTGGCTAAGGGGCAGGGGCTATATGGCGCGGGCCAGGATCTGCTCAAGGATGCGTTCAGCGGCAACGTGCGGGGGCTGGGACCTGCATCCGCGGAGATCGAGTTCGACGAGCGGCCCAACGAGGCCGTGATGGTGCTGGCGGCCGACAAGACCGAGCCCGGCGCGTTCAATCTCCCGCTGTACCTGGCCTTCGCCGACCCGATGTACTCCTCGGGGCTGCTACTGTCGGTGGACCTGCACGCCGGTTTCCGGTTCCGGATCATGGACGTCGATCACACCGAAGGTGACCGGACGATCGTGTTGGACGCCCCGGAGCGGCTATACGACATCGCGGCGTTGCTGCGCGACACGCACCGGTTCGTGATTGAGTCCATCTGGTCGCGCAAGCATCCCGGTGAGCAAGCGGCGGCGGTCTCGACGACGCGTCTGCGCAACATCGCGGGTCGGTACGTCGGCAAGGACGACCCGGTGGCAGTGGTGCGCGTGCAGAAGATCTTCCCAGCCACCGAGGAGTTCGGGCCGCCGTTCGCCATCGGCCAGTTCGTGGCGGGTGACACCCGGGGCAGCCACAACCTCCCGCTGATGCCGGTGCCGGTCAACACACCGGCCAGCACGTTCTTCTGCTGCCCGATGGTCTCCGCGCTGGGCTTCTCCGTGCACGAAGGACGCCTCACCGAGCCGGTGGACCTGTTCGCAGACCCCGTCTGGCAGCCGGTCCGCCAGCGTGTGGCAGAAAAGGCGGTCGAGATGCGGCGCCAGGGGTTCTTCGGGCCCGCGATGCTGCCGATGTCGGAGCTCGAGTACGGCGGCATCGTCGCGCGGCTGGAGAGGCTTGAGCAGGAGTTCGTGGTCACGCGCGAACCGGCGACCGTGTCCGGCACGTAG
- a CDS encoding VanZ family protein, translating into MRGSAPPAHDVAARSRMWRAASAVWMVLVAVVSLLPQDAIGALSRTAGVAGHALAYAVLTYLLVCSGVGVRRAAVGAWCYGASIECLQMFSPGRTPEVADLLANGMGVVAAAWVLRRLHRRRAGPTGRGV; encoded by the coding sequence GTGAGGGGGTCTGCGCCGCCGGCCCACGACGTCGCGGCGCGCAGCAGGATGTGGCGCGCGGCGTCCGCCGTCTGGATGGTACTGGTCGCGGTGGTGTCGCTGCTGCCTCAGGACGCGATCGGTGCGCTCTCGCGGACGGCCGGCGTGGCGGGACACGCGCTGGCCTATGCGGTGCTCACGTACCTGCTGGTGTGCTCGGGCGTCGGTGTGCGCCGAGCGGCCGTGGGCGCCTGGTGCTACGGCGCGTCGATCGAGTGTCTGCAGATGTTTTCGCCCGGTCGGACGCCTGAGGTCGCAGACCTGCTGGCCAACGGGATGGGCGTGGTGGCCGCTGCATGGGTCTTGCGGAGGTTGCATCGGCGTCGCGCCGGCCCGACCGGGCGGGGTGTATAA
- a CDS encoding phosphoglucosamine mutase, producing the protein MGRLFGTDGIRGVANETLTPEMAFAVGRAAGTVLARGGTFVVGRDTRVSGPMLEAALVAALCSVGARVVRVGIMPTPAVAYLVRAVGADAGVVVSASHNPVEDNGIKFLGRTGQKLPDAVEDEIERAIGEDGPRPVGTDVGVATDLVDAEERYLRYLVSHARRADGLRVVVDCGFGAAYRVAPQLWTLLGSEVIALNDDPHGTRINVGCGSTSPEVVASAVRVHGADIGFTHDGDADRVIAVDENGAVVDGDLIMTVCARHLARQGVLQPRRIVATVMTNLGVERALREDGIEVDRAPVGDRYVLERMLQTGAVLGGEQSGHIIFRRLPVHGRPILPETDPPLTSHTPPRTPLVRGEVEAEDSSAWTEGLLTGDGLMTAVQLLNVVVQTGLPLSRLVENVRRYPQVLVNVRVGSKDTAMADARVREAIAQTERAIEGRGRLLVRPSGTEPVVRVMVEHEDEDTARRLASDLAEQIASAVGPARP; encoded by the coding sequence GTGGGGCGGTTGTTCGGCACGGACGGGATTCGCGGAGTGGCCAACGAGACGCTGACGCCGGAGATGGCGTTCGCAGTCGGACGTGCGGCGGGGACGGTCCTGGCCCGAGGGGGGACGTTCGTCGTCGGTCGCGACACGCGCGTGTCGGGACCCATGCTCGAGGCGGCTCTGGTGGCGGCCCTGTGCTCCGTCGGCGCCCGCGTCGTGCGCGTCGGGATCATGCCCACGCCGGCGGTCGCCTACCTGGTGCGGGCTGTAGGCGCGGACGCCGGTGTAGTCGTGTCTGCGTCCCACAACCCCGTGGAGGACAACGGCATCAAGTTCCTCGGACGCACCGGCCAGAAACTGCCGGACGCCGTGGAGGACGAGATCGAGCGCGCGATCGGTGAGGACGGACCGCGGCCCGTGGGGACGGACGTGGGCGTGGCGACCGACCTGGTCGACGCGGAAGAGCGCTACCTGCGGTATCTGGTCTCCCACGCGCGGCGCGCGGACGGGCTGCGCGTCGTCGTGGACTGCGGTTTCGGGGCCGCCTACCGGGTTGCCCCACAGCTGTGGACCCTCTTAGGATCCGAGGTGATCGCCCTCAACGACGACCCCCACGGGACGCGCATCAACGTCGGATGCGGGTCCACCTCTCCGGAGGTGGTCGCCTCCGCGGTTCGCGTACACGGGGCGGACATCGGCTTCACGCACGACGGCGACGCCGACCGCGTCATCGCCGTGGACGAAAACGGTGCGGTCGTCGACGGCGATCTCATCATGACGGTCTGTGCGCGGCACCTGGCGCGTCAGGGCGTGCTGCAGCCCCGCCGCATCGTGGCCACGGTGATGACGAACCTGGGCGTGGAGCGCGCGCTGCGCGAGGACGGGATCGAGGTGGACCGCGCGCCGGTGGGGGACCGCTACGTGCTGGAGCGGATGCTGCAGACCGGGGCGGTGCTGGGCGGTGAGCAGAGCGGACACATCATCTTCCGCCGCCTCCCCGTCCACGGGCGGCCGATCCTCCCGGAGACCGATCCGCCACTCACGTCTCACACCCCTCCCCGGACGCCACTGGTGCGGGGTGAGGTGGAAGCGGAGGACTCCTCGGCCTGGACCGAGGGGCTGCTCACCGGCGACGGCCTGATGACCGCCGTGCAACTCCTCAACGTGGTCGTCCAGACCGGACTCCCCCTCAGCCGGCTGGTAGAAAACGTCCGACGGTACCCGCAGGTGCTCGTCAACGTGCGCGTGGGATCGAAGGACACAGCCATGGCCGACGCGCGCGTGCGCGAGGCGATCGCGCAGACCGAGCGGGCGATCGAAGGGCGCGGCCGGCTGCTCGTACGGCCCTCGGGCACCGAGCCCGTGGTCCGGGTCATGGTCGAGCACGAGGACGAAGACACCGCTCGGCGCCTGGCATCCGACCTGGCGGAGCAGATCGCTTCGGCGGTCGGGCCGGCGCGCCCGTGA
- a CDS encoding CdaR family protein, translating into MRRRERNAYIVISVAVAVAMWYFVGAAQNPEVERWLAAELRVRGLSADLVVVQAPERVEVRVRGPRSAVAALTPVGIAASVNLADVALQPGEYRVPVRVEVPPGIQIGAVRPEQALVVVDTVVGRELPVEVVMRGSPPVGVIPGQPVAQPARVFVQGPRSLVQQSERAVVVIDVSVVRNTVIENLRVRVLDAGGAEVGGLSVRPQTVQVTLPVSEGLLTRTLPVVPTITGQPQAGLSLALVQAEPAVVTVVGPQEVVVGLTSATTEPVDISRVDGEVRRMVDLVLPDGVRAEGLRAVTVRLAVLPAPVSRLLESVPLRIEGLAAGLEAVPESPTVRVTVVGPKEAVERLDAGQIAAVADLSGRSGERVRVPVRVRLPEGILLARVEPAEVAVRLRRR; encoded by the coding sequence ATGCGCCGGCGTGAGCGCAACGCCTACATCGTCATCTCGGTGGCCGTCGCCGTGGCCATGTGGTACTTCGTCGGCGCGGCTCAGAACCCGGAGGTCGAACGCTGGCTGGCGGCGGAGTTGCGGGTCCGCGGTCTCAGCGCCGACCTGGTGGTCGTGCAGGCGCCGGAACGCGTGGAAGTCCGGGTCCGCGGGCCCCGCTCCGCCGTTGCGGCGCTGACGCCGGTGGGCATCGCGGCGTCCGTCAACCTGGCCGACGTGGCGCTGCAGCCGGGAGAGTACCGCGTGCCCGTCCGCGTCGAAGTTCCCCCCGGCATCCAGATCGGCGCGGTGCGACCCGAACAGGCACTCGTCGTGGTGGACACGGTCGTCGGACGCGAGTTGCCCGTAGAAGTGGTGATGCGGGGCAGCCCGCCCGTGGGCGTCATCCCAGGTCAACCGGTCGCCCAGCCGGCCCGCGTCTTCGTGCAGGGACCCCGTTCGCTGGTGCAGCAGTCGGAGCGGGCCGTGGTGGTCATCGACGTCAGCGTGGTGCGCAATACGGTGATCGAGAACCTGCGCGTGCGGGTGCTGGACGCCGGAGGGGCGGAGGTGGGGGGTCTGTCGGTGCGGCCGCAGACGGTGCAGGTCACCCTGCCCGTCAGCGAGGGGTTGCTGACGCGAACGCTGCCGGTAGTCCCGACCATCACCGGCCAGCCGCAGGCAGGCCTTTCGTTGGCGCTCGTGCAGGCGGAACCCGCTGTCGTCACGGTCGTGGGGCCGCAGGAGGTGGTCGTCGGCCTCACGTCGGCGACGACCGAACCGGTGGACATCAGCCGCGTGGACGGGGAGGTTCGGCGCATGGTGGACCTTGTCCTGCCCGATGGGGTGCGCGCCGAGGGGCTGCGCGCGGTGACGGTGCGGCTCGCGGTGCTGCCAGCGCCGGTGTCCCGCCTGCTCGAGTCGGTGCCGTTGCGCATCGAGGGCCTGGCTGCTGGCCTCGAAGCCGTGCCGGAAAGCCCGACCGTGCGCGTCACCGTCGTGGGGCCCAAGGAAGCGGTAGAGCGGTTGGACGCTGGACAGATCGCAGCGGTCGCAGACCTCAGCGGCCGCAGCGGCGAGCGCGTGCGGGTCCCCGTGCGCGTGAGACTTCCGGAGGGCATCCTGCTCGCGCGCGTGGAACCGGCCGAGGTCGCCGTCCGCCTGCGACGGAGGTGA
- the cdaA gene encoding diadenylate cyclase CdaA — MTLPIELRIADLLDIAIVAFVVYQVMVLIRGTRAVQLVQGMAVLFLVYAAASALRLYTLQAILGYLGSIIPVALLVLFQPEMRRILEQIGRGRFLWPGIQLDREAALRLVNDVARAARVLSQRRIGALIVLERRTGLGDFAETGVRMDAAVTVPLLINIFFPNTPLHDGAVIIRGNRVVAAGCLLPLSESPLLSRALGTRHRAAVGITEGTDAVAVVVSEETGTISLARDGSLTRGLSEEELKAELFRLFASPPAQQTALWPWRRTA, encoded by the coding sequence ATCGAGCTGCGCATCGCCGACCTGCTTGACATCGCCATCGTGGCGTTCGTCGTCTACCAGGTAATGGTGCTGATCCGCGGCACCCGTGCGGTCCAGCTCGTGCAGGGGATGGCGGTGCTGTTCTTGGTGTACGCGGCCGCCAGCGCCCTCCGCCTGTACACGCTGCAGGCGATCCTCGGTTATCTCGGCTCGATCATCCCCGTGGCGCTGCTCGTGCTGTTCCAGCCTGAGATGCGGCGCATCCTCGAACAGATCGGGCGCGGCCGCTTCCTGTGGCCGGGCATCCAGCTCGACCGCGAGGCGGCGCTGCGTCTGGTCAACGACGTCGCGCGCGCGGCCCGGGTGCTCTCGCAGCGGCGCATCGGTGCTCTGATCGTACTCGAGCGGCGGACGGGGCTGGGCGACTTCGCAGAGACCGGCGTGCGGATGGACGCAGCGGTCACCGTCCCGCTGCTGATCAACATCTTCTTCCCGAACACGCCGCTGCACGACGGCGCGGTGATCATCCGCGGGAACCGCGTGGTGGCCGCCGGATGCCTCCTGCCGCTGAGCGAGAGCCCGCTGCTCAGCCGTGCGCTGGGGACCCGGCACCGCGCGGCGGTCGGCATCACCGAGGGCACGGACGCGGTGGCCGTCGTCGTTTCCGAGGAGACGGGGACGATCTCGCTGGCCCGCGACGGTTCCCTCACCCGGGGCCTCAGCGAGGAGGAACTGAAGGCCGAACTGTTCCGGCTGTTCGCCAGCCCCCCGGCGCAACAGACCGCTTTATGGCCATGGCGGCGGACCGCATGA